In Falco rusticolus isolate bFalRus1 chromosome 11, bFalRus1.pri, whole genome shotgun sequence, the genomic window tcccctaAATTAAGTGCTGGCTCTTAAGTGCATTAAGCACCTCCTGGGCCCCACCGCCCCTGGCCACCTGcgctctgcagccccctggggcagaggctgctgtccccccccccccccgcactgtccccagccagccGGCACTGCAGGAGCGTGgctcccagcacacagcaagGCAGGTCCCTAAGGCAGATTTACGGGAGAAGTTTAGCCGGACATGTGGACAGGCAGACAGACGGACGCTGCCCCGTGGCCTCCCTGTCCCACCGCTTTGTTTTTCCCAACCTATTTCCCTAATTATTCCACCGCTGCTGGAAGTCGTCTCCGTCCCCCACTCTCCGGCTCGCTCTGATTTATCTCTCAGCCGGGATAacagctccccccacccccttctcctcagggaattcaattttcattcatttttctgctttgccagaTTGATCCagccccctctgccctgctccttcTCGTGGCAGCCGTGAGCGGGCAAAGGGAGCCGCGCAGCACCGAGCCTTCACCTCGGGGGAGCATCATGCGGCCGGGGGCTGCCACCACCAGTGTCCATGAAAAAACCCAATCCACCGACACCTTCCTCCCTGCTCGCTCTCAGCTCACCACATCTTCCCAGTAGAGCTTTCatccttttctccccttgtAGTATTGCTTtgtcgccccccccccccttcctaGCGTCCATCTGTTCCTcgtgttggtgtttttttggtctctttggggtttttaggttactttttggggtttttttgtctcttttggaTTTGCTTTCCTCCCATTATCCTGGCATGTCAGGGCGAGAGCGTGGTGGAGGTGGGCATGAGCTGCTGGCCAGCAAACCCCCTTTGTGCCACCCAAGGTGCTGTCGGGTCCTGCTGGTGCCTGagcgggggggggtgggggggagctATATGTGATGGGTGGGAATTGCCATCCTCCAggctttctcctcctcccaaaGCTAAAACAGAGCTGAGAGTCTGTGGTGACCAGCCTGCAGAAGGGTGAATGTCATGATTTTCATCAGGTTGTATTTCTGGGGCAGTTTGAGGGGGGCTCCGGCCCCACACAGAtgcccctgctccctccttggCATTGCCTGaaccccctccagccctgcagctggatgAACATGAGCAGCGTGTCACAAAACCCGCAGGTGAGCAGGAATGGTGTTCCCACACCTTCCTTGCCGGTATtaattaaacaattaaaaagcagGCAAACCCCAGAgcctctgctgagctgcagacCCAGCCCCCCTTGTGTGCCCCATCCCCAGACACGCAGGGTTTGGGGCTGGTTTGGGCAGCGTGTCACCGAAGGAGCCATCAGTGCCTTGTTCTCAGGTGACAAAGGGGTGTTCCAAGGCAGAATTGGGGTAGGGGGGCTGTAGGGAGACCCCATGTCTGGCCCATGCTTGGGGGCATGTGAGCACAGCCGTGTCCCCCATCAGTAAAGCCCGAGTGGGcttggaggtgctgggggagctCAGCCGACAGCAAGGCTCTGTGCCACCTGTGCAGTGAGTTTGCCAGgtctcagcccagctcccagagTCCCCTCGTGTGACAAaaccagctcccccagccccaggtgggGACATCCCTATGGGGCCAAAGCTGCCACAACCACCCTTCAGTGGGGGCCACTTCACCTctgggcagcaccagctgcagcatgctgaGCCCCTGTGTGCACAGCATGCCAGtagcacacaccccccccccgccccccactTCTTAATTACCCCAATAATTAGTCATGAGCCTACCCACATACACCCCTATGGCCTGGAGCGAGAAGCCAGCAAGACCCGGGTACTCACCAGCGGCCAGAGAAATCCTCTCCCCTCGCAGGCACTGTCAAACAGGGCATTGCTAATTGTAATGGAAAATTAATCGACGTTAAGCAGACCCCCGTGATTTTATGGCCCGAGCGCTGGTGGAGGGGGGATGCCGTGGCGAAAGGCTCTCGCCTGCGCTGaggtgggaaagggaagaggggcACGGCgggaggggtgggaaggtgGCTGGGTGTGCGGGGGCCGGCCGCCGGCCTTGCGGAAAATTAAATTGCACTTGAGGATAAATTGTATTAGGGAATAGCGGCCAGCTCGCGCCAGCCTGTGGCCATTTGGGTAATTAGCCCCGGGGACACCCTGGGAAGGGGTAACCCCCATTGGGAACGGCACCTCGGGGGGCTTGGAGTGGGCTCTCCCCCACCCAGAAGAGCCCGTCCCACCCATGAGCGTGGCCGTGGATGCCCTCCCTGTGGCAGGGCTTGGGTGGGGGGCCTGCCCCCAAGTCACCATCCCAGGGGGGCGGTGTGGGGGACACCCCCCCGGGCAGCACcgagccctgcagcagccccctgcccgcacTGCTGCCTGCCGTGGTCACTTGTGCCCCGCATTGGGGTTCCCCAGGTGCCGGCGGGGGGGATACCCCAGTGCCACAGCCCAggagagccagggctggggggattGGGACGGCACCAAACAGGATTACGGAAAGTCTATTTACTGTACTCTCTTTTTTCCTGCGTGCACTGCAGCTTTAGACTGCGGGCCCGTCGGGGATGCTAAtctgggcagccctgcccgctgCTGCCTGCTAACCCCCTTCCGGCAgctcccaccccccagcactAATCCCCCCCTCCTGCTGCATCCCCCGCAATGCACCCCACTAATACACCCCCCAACCTGGGCTTCAACAGCCCCACCGAGATGTTCTGGGGCCAGGGGTAACCGCGGGCAGCCCCCCATCGCCAGCCCTGGGTGCCACGCAggggagcagctggtggggagggggtgcaaGGGGGGTTATTGATGTTGGGGATAAACCCCCCAGGGAAATcaaggaggaggcagcagggctgcagcagtgagaCCTTCCCCATCCATCACCCAGCGGCGGGCAGGAGCGGCACgcagctggggggaggcagccccCCGCCACGCTGGGATGAGGCCACCAAGGACCCGGTTAAGTGACATGTCCAAGGCCAAGTGGGCCAgaggtggcagggcaggggtaCCAGCCCTTCGTCCTGTGGAGGCGTGACCACGCACAGACACCGCAGGAGGAGGAATGACGGagcaagaaaatttatttccaaggCAGGCAAgggaggaagggctggaggAACCAGagctcctggtgctggggctgcaggggggccGGCcgccctcctgccccatcccgCCAGCCCTCGCCTCCCACCTGGGCAAAGTGAAGATATCAAGAAAAAGGCTCCAAATCGGATtgacaccccccctcccccttaaTAAAGTTTATTATCGGCCGGGCTCTAATCCTTTTAAATCCCCCACGCTGGGGGAAGGGCCGGGATTAGGGGAGGGCAGCATAATCCCGATGAATTTGTTACAGGGGGATTTAGGCAGCGCCGGGAGAGCAGatggccccggccccggctctGGAAAACAACCATTTTCCTTAATGATTCCTAACAAGGATAAAAGGGCAGAGAGAATCGGGGACAGGCACAGGGGGCCCACACCCGCAGAGGTCTCCGTCCCCAGGGGGATGCGGGGATGCTCGCGTGTGAATCCCTGCTCTGGACCAGCACCGAACTGCAGCTCCGTGGCTCGTGTCAActattttccagctgcttcctGGGCCCCCCAGGCTCCCTCCCCATCACCCTGTGCCCCAGGACAAACCATGGGCCACCTCAACCGTGAGGACATGCCGGCTGTCTAGGGGGGCAGATGCATCCAGGAGCAAAAAGCAGGATAAAATGTACAATAATaacaactgaaattatttcaaggaTTTAAATTAAGCCAGTGCTCTTCCTGGGGTGATGGGGGAGGCCCAAGTGGGATCagccaggggtggggggacagcagggagaggaggtgctGCCCCGGTGTGCCGGCACAGCAGAGACCAGCCAACACAGCGGGGCTGGCGttggcaaaaataatttattccacTAAGACAAGCAGAGAGTGAGCAACAGCATGGGGAGGGGTGAGGAAgcatggggcggggggggggggcccggtCCACATCTCAAAACAGGCGGCATACACATAAAATGCAGCTGAACCCATGCCTGCCAGGGCGCACCCGCTTTTTGGGGAGCTACACCCCCACCCTCCTGGCCTCACTAGTGGTTTGACCCCAaagggctgctcccagcacgGGACTGGGCTTCCTTCTTTGAaaccagcccagcactggggagcTCCTGAAGGCAGCTGGGTGCTGAGACCCAAACTGCTGTCGACGTCCCAGCTCCCGCACACCCGAAACCACGGCACCATGCCCTGAGGGGGGGGGAGCTCTGAcacctccttctcccccccagAAGAGCCCCCCACCCTGGGTGAGGTGACTGCTGCGAGTGGGGCAGCTCCCAGGGGGACGCACCAAACCGCTTCCCGCCGGGGGACACGATGCTGTCCTGGGGGTGTCTCTGGCTCAGCAGCCCACCCACCctgggggcagcccctggccccctACAACCGCTCTCAGGCCATGGGGAAGCCGGGGCGGCCTTTGCGGGAGCGGGTGCGGAGTCGGAAGAAGGTGTACATGCCCAGCAGGCACATGGAGGAGAGGAAGTAGAGAGCGACGCAGAGGCTGATGTCCAGGCGGGAAAAGCCCAAGCCGAGCACCCGCAGCCAGGGGCTCCTCCGCAcaccctccccagcctcctcctcctcccggaCCAGGACACCAGTAGCCCGCCGGTGCTCCCGACCCGCCCCGGCATCCTGGGGCAGGGCGATGGTGTCCCGCTTGCTGAGCCGCCGGCGTCGGCCGGCCGCCGCTCGCAGCGCCTGGCTCTTGAAGTGCTGCTCGCTGAAGGAGTCCAGGTCCACGATGTCCTCTCCCACCTCCCGCAGCTTGGGGTTCAGCCGCACAATGCTGGGGCGCCGCGGCTCAGGGGAGCCCAGTCGCCCCGGAGCTCTCGTCTCAccttctgtctccttttcctcctcctcctccctctcctctcgAGGGCCCTCGGTGCTCAGCCTGGTGCTGATCCTCTCCCCAGCCACGGGGATGGGGTCGGCCTCAGTATAGTCCAGGTAGATGTTGGCAGGGGAGAAGTGCGCCTTGAGGAAGGTGAGCACGGCTGGCTCATCCCAGGCGTGCACCCCCCGCTCCTCCTTGTGGCACTGGGGACACATGTCCGGTGGAGGCCACTGCAGCTTGGGGAACTTGGGGTCCTCTGTATCACCTCCTGCAGGGACCCGAGCCGGTGACTGGGTTAGAGGGGACAGGCAATGCAGCCCTCCCCCTGTACCGCTATAAACACCCCAGAGcatccagcagctggggagggtgaTGGGGACATTTGGAGAAGCAGTCTCGGGAGGAGGGATCCTCCAAGGGCACGTGGCGGCTTTGGGAAGCTCCTCCTGGGGAACGTGTAAGACCCAACCACATCTCCAGGGCAGTCTGAAGCTGCATGACTAGCTGCTGTCCCCTGTGATGGGGCACGATGACAACAGGATGTCCTCAGTGCTGCACCCTAATGCAGCTATTTGCCACCTCCATCCAGAAGGAGGGATGCTCCTCTacctcccctccccttttcccttGGGAAGCCACCCCGGCTCCCCTCCTTGTGGCTCCCCTCCTTGTGGCCCCCCTTACCCGCCAGGCGAGCGTTGACCTTGTTGTGGTGGGACCAGAGCCAGAGGGCAGCCTCCTCCCGGCCAGCCACCTGGTCCATGGACTCGGCCGCCATGGCCTCGAAGTGCTGGGCACACTCCTGGCAGCCGAAGAAGTGCTGGACGTAGCAGCGCAAGGTGCCCAGCACCTCCAGTGGTAGCtctggggagaggcagaggacggggtggggtgggggggacgggggacaCGGGAGAGCAAGTCAGGACCCCACAGTGCCACCACCACGGTCCCACGGCTGAGGTGGCAACCCTGTACCCCAACTCCACGGCTCGTGTCCCCCCTGCAAACCTGCCTGGTGGCacaaggaagaagaggggaaacAAACCTTTGCCCGCACGCAGCTTCCCTGCCCGTGCCACAGCCACCTGGACACCCCCTCCCCGAGCCCCTCATCCCCTCAGGGATGCCAATACCTTTGTCAGGgccgctctgggcagcctggatGGTCAGCAGGTGGAAGATGGTCCAGAGCCCACAGGGGTAGCCACGGAAGTGGGGTTcgctgccctggcagcccacCCAGGTCACGTTAGTGGGGAGCACAGCGGGGTGGGAGGCCTGGTGGACGGATGGACACAGCATGATGGAGCTGGCAGATAATGCAGGTTGGGGGACAAGGGCAGGGGTGAGGAAAGTGGGGGCCAGGGTCCCCGTGGGCATCTTACATCTCTGTTATTCTTCATGGCCTCCTTCAAGGCGCTGCGGGGCAGCTCGGGCTCCGTCCAGTTCCTCAGCCATCCATCCAGGGACTGCAGGTAGGTCTGCACGCAGGGGCGCCCAGGGAAGTActgcaggggaggagaggggtgaGAAAACCCAGACCTTGCGATGGGAgcagcccaccagcacccccagctcacCCTCACTGGGACAGGCGCTGGGCAGCACGAGCATCCTCTATGGCAGCGTGTGCTGGAGGGCAGCGCAGTCCTGGCAAGGTTTTGGTGCCCTCCCcccgaggggctgggggctgcggcatgtcccccccctccagcagcgAGACCCCCGTGTCCGTGTTCAGGCTCTGAACCTCGGCCCCATCTGAGGGAGGCAAAAAGCCACTCTGACCATAAGTCAGCTCAAAGCCGATTAGCAGCCGCACTTTAAAACCGCAGACACCCCGGGGAGAGGGGGCAGCCTGCCAGTGCGTGTCACTGACCCACGGATGGACAGAGGGACAAGCAAACAAAGGAGCGTTTTGCCAAGTCTGAGCTGAGTCTCCCCAGGCCCGTGGGGAATCACACCGAAAGTCCCCGTTTCACAGGGAAATTCACCTGTGACTCGgtatttctgctggaaaacacagtCCCCCCGGGGCTCCTTCGGCAGGAGGCTTTGCCCTGCGATTCCCTGCTTTCCAGGCACCAGTTCTTTCCGCCTTAggatttttcctccctccttgccTTAAATACCTCTTGGGAATGGAACAGTTAAGGCTGGGACCCGCTGGCTGAGCTCCCCCAGCCTGAgccctgctgggctggcagcaatcctggggatgctgctccgTCCCGTGGATGAGTGCGGCAACGGCAACGCCAGCTCGGCATCCTCAGGGATGCACCGGCACCCTCAGGGATGCACCGgcacccacccagcacccaccacccacGGCTCCGGGGCCTCCTGCCCACGGTAGGGATGCAGCTTTGCCTCCTTGCTGGCTCCGGTGCCACGGATCGCTCTCGGCCAGCGAGGGGAAGGTTTGCAGGAAGAATTAAAAGCTGATCAACTAAAaccactgctgctggggacaaGGGGAGGAAGAGCCACATGAAGCTCTTGAGCTGAGGACTTCAGATTCGTTGCACCAGAGGCTCACCTTTGGAGCACTCTGAaggggagagcaggcaggggtgggtgcagggggtgtCTCACATATCAGCGAGGGCTTGTCCAAACTGAGTGTGAGACCCTGGGTAGCAAAGGAGGGAGCAAAGGCGGCAGGCATGGCCAGGCAAAGGTCTGCCAAGGAGCCTGGGCTGcaacagggatggggacagggctcCTGCAACTCCAGTGGTGGAAACCTCAGccaaacacagcactccagCACACCACAAAATTAaactgccctgctcctgctggcttAAAGCTCCTACACACCTCAGTTTCACCAAGCCCAACAGAGAAGGCAAAAGGAGACCTTAAGTTAGGCTCTTCCAGAGCTTGACTCAGAGTGGGAGTCCTTTTCCTGGATTATCAAAGGAGCCCACGGTGATCAGCTCCCCGAGCTGAGCATGCAAGTCAGGCAGATCATCATCTCTGACAGCGGGTGACAGCATCTCTTCTGAAAAGACCTACTACCTCAACACCTGCAAGCACCGATCCTGCTCTGCCCACCAATACCTGCACTCCACATCTTGCCTGAAACTCTCCAGCACCTGCTCATGGCTCCCATTGCGACTCTGGGCTGACTTTGGAGATCcaaggggatggggacagcccCACAGAAGCCGTGGGACACGCTGAGCACCAGGACATGGGGTTCATGTCCAAGACCGCCACGCTTCACTACCTGGGATTGCTGGGATGTGGTGGCCCGCACCCTGCCTTTGCATTTCACCTTATAAATAGCTACGTGGAGGCACAGGCAGTTCCTCTCCTGACACCAAAAGCTCCTCACCTTCACCAGTGTGGCCACGTAGCACTTGaaggcagccagctgggctcCTGACAGCGTGGCAGGGCGGGCAGCCTCCACCCGCAGCGAGTAGTGCAGTGTGGACTCCAAGTCAGCCATGTACAACttggagctggggagggcagcacAACACCATAGTCCATCAGCCCGGTAATCCACACCCGCAGGCACCCAGCCACAATTTGGGGGTTTTCCCAGGGGAAAGACACCATCCTAGCCCGTTGCCCACCCATGGCCAGgccacctcctcctctcacAAGCCTCAGcctcctcccacagccccaAAATGATGAAGGTGGGGGGGGGCTGACCGGTCAGCATGCTTTGGCTGGGATGGGGTGGTCTCGTTGGAAGCGCTGACGGTTGTGTTCAGCTTGTAGGAGCCACGGGTGACGCCCGAGAGCGCGCGCAGGTAATAGGTGTAGAAGGAGCGTGCCTCCGTGTGCCTGCAAGGAAGGAGAAGCCATGAACTAGaccctcctccctcccaaaCAGCCCCTGGCCCCAAGTAGGAAGCAAAGGAGACCAAAGGCTTAGCTGGACCGGCAACTTGGACCTGGGGAATGAACGCAGGGTGGTCCGTactctccccctgccctggcagtggGTGTCCTGGTACGcagcccagagcagagctgagccccaggcagctgtgccGTGCCACCTCCAGGCCGATGTGGCCAAGGGATGGCTTGGTCACAAGCCATTTTCCCAGCTCCAGGTAGGGCTGGCAGCCCTGTTCCgtgcccaccagcagccccttgCCCCCTGCCAGCCTGACCAACCCAGTCACTGTCTCTCACAATTACAAAGGAAAGTGCAAAGAtggggcacaaggctggcaCCCTGCCGGGGTCCCCAGAGCCACCCTGCCATCTCCCCCACTCACACTGGCAGGCGGGAGAAGGAGCCATTGCGGAGGAGCAGGTAGCCGGAGGGGAAGGTGGTGACACCGAACTTCTCCACAAGCTCCTCCTCgctgctcagcaccctcctCACTGCCACGTTCTCGTACTGCAGCATGTCCAGCACCACCTGCAAGCCCAGTAGCCCCAGGGTCagaagggagggcagggggactGCCAGCCCCACCGGGGATGCAGCAGGGCTATTTAGCACGCTGTGTAACACTTTGCACCTGCAAAGCAGCATGCACGCTCACcaggggggctgctgggagaggaCTCCACTGCCAAAGGCACCCAGGAGTTATTGGGCACTGGGGATACAGGATTCAAGAGAAATGGGGGATAAACGCAGCTGTACTCACCTCTCTGCCCACGAAGGAATTGCTCTTCTCAAAGATCAGAGCCAGGTACTGCTCCTTGTTCCTCTGGAAGAAGGTGCGAACCTCCTCCGCACTACAAGAGAGAAGAAGATGGCAGCGGGTGCCTCAGTACCAGCCCGAtgctctgccctcctgcctgaAAGTTCAGCCCTTGTCTGCTGGGATTTGGCAGGGGATGCCACTGCACGTTCAGCCCTACCCAGCAGGCAATTCCTCCCCGCTGAAGATTCCAACCCAATTTTCTGCTCCGGTTCACAAGCTTTGAGAAATCCTGCAAGGATTAGCTaaggaggcagaaaacaaagcacgggcagggcaggagggagctgcacAGTCACCCCGGGAAAAAGGCAGCAATGAACTTGAACTGaggctgttggttttttggCTAGGACATGAAGGCACTGGAGACCTGAAGCACGTGCTCAACCATCGCTTTGGGAAAGCCAAACGCTCCCCTGGGACAGCGGAGCAACTGCCTGTGCCTGGCAAAGACAACCCAGATCCCAATAAATTTGTACTGAACCAAGAAAACCCTTTCTCTGGGCAGGACAAAGCTGTTAACAGTAACAGCCTCACTCGCATGGCACGGCGCTGCCAtgtccccagcccaggcaccGCTTGCTCTAATTAAGGCTGACGAGCAGGTTTGTTAGGGAGATGCAACAACATGGCCTGTCTCACCTGGGCCATATAAATGGCTCTGGCCTGGCCAAGTCATCCGCGCCGACCTGGGTGATGCAGGGGCTGCTCCATGGTCACTTTTGGCTCAGGATTTCCCCAGAAACCTGCTCTCCATGGGACACAGGCCGCCACAGCCACCCCCCCATCACCCCGCCCCTACCTTGCTGGCTCCAGCGGAGGACAGGCGGGCGGCCAGGCGTCCTGGCTCTGCTCAAGGTTGGCGATGATGGCATGGCGCAGGTCCTCGACGGTGGCACTGGGATCTGCAGGGTGGCAGGATGCCAAGGGGTTAGTCCTGGGGAAGCTGCTCCCATGGCCTGAGCTGAGGGGAGCTGCCCTGAGCCGCTCCCCTGGACTCCCCGAGCTCCCAATGCATAGCGGGTGCGGGCAGCAGGGCCACTCGCACCACCTGGGGTAAATAAACCCTGTGGCTCTGAATACTCACTGGTAATCCTTATCCCATCCTCTGCTTTCTTGCTAAAAGCTCTGAagaactgaaagggaaaaaaacccaacacgAAGGGACATTGGAATGTGTTTGGACTAGGACAGGGAAGCAGTGCAGCTCAGCGGGCAGAAGCAGAGGCTCCTCCTGGGccagctctgcctcagtttccctgtgATGTTACAACTTGTTAACTGACACCAGCCACAGCAAAGGGAGCTCCTGGCCAAGCCCCATCTTGTGGGGCATCCTTGGAGGGGAGGGATGtaggcaggggctgggagccatGTCCAGCCTAGGGCTGAgcgctggcaggcagcagggcaggtgcCTCCAGGGGTCCCAGGGAGGCAGCCAGGACCTTCCCAGTCCTGCAACCCACCGTCTCCTTACTCCAGAGCTCCCACAAAGCAagaggagggtttttttcccactcctGGCTTCCCACAGTAGCCCTAGTGCCCATGATACAGCCCCAGCAGCGAAACCAGGTTGCATCAGACAACTGTTTGCTTTGCAGGCTGGGCCAGGCGTGCGGGCTGTTTGCAAAAGGTGTTTGGCAGGGACAGGGGATGCGAAGCAAGTGACTTCTTGGCACCACCACATCAGCACGGCTCCTTGCCCTGGGAGATGTTTCAGTCCATGTCCCACAGGCAGTGGGTGCTTGGTGAGACTCCAGGGCACAAGCCAGTCTACACAGTAAACTCTATAAGATCTGACCCCACCTTGGGCTGAGCCTGTAAATTGTAACTGAGGACGTTATCTGATGCAACGCTTATCCCCCTTGTTCTATCTCAAGCCGATCCTGGCTTTTGCTGCCTGCACCTGGGGTGCTTTGGCTTTATTGTTTGTGTTGGAGAAATGCTCTGTTTGCAGTGGGAAATACTGTGAAAGAGCATATTGACACAACTAAGAGGCCAGGCATGGGCCCAAGAGGAGGGACTGCACCTTTCCAGCTGCCGCAGGAGGCTCCCAGGagagccctgtgctgcctcccgcagcatccctgtgccctCCTCCAAAACCtgcacctgcagctgctctctgccctTCAGCAGACTTTCCCAGGCATTTCCCATCCAGGTTTCAGACTCTCCCCTCTCCTGGGAGGGATCTGGCTTCTACGTTTCACCACGAAGCAGCGTTTTGTCTTTCCCCTTCCTTGTTCCTACATCACCCAGCAGTtgggcagcctgcagcccagccgCAGCTATGTTTTGGGGAAGGACAGAACAGCTCCAGCCTGTAAAGCCCCAAAGGGAATGTTTTGATGCAATAGCACCGTTCGTCTGATTGAGCAAGAGAGCGACAGGCCAACAGGCAAAGCCCAGGGAAACCAGGCAAGTACCCGGTACACACAGCCCTTACCTTCAGCGTGGGGAAGCCTGTTATCCCAAAATCGGCGCACACTTTCTGGTTGGCCTCATCAGCACAGTCGATGGCTGCCAGCATCACCGCAGGCCTCCACTCTGCAGAGACAGGATGCGGTCAGCTTAGCtcagcccctctgcagcccccaaaTCACCGCTCTCACCTCGCAGGAGGCCAACCGATGGTTTCCAAGCCCCACAACACCCAAAGCTACGGTCCGCGCTGGCGTTTGGTGCCCTACTTCTGGGGTGGCAGGAGCACAGGGAAAGCCGTGTGAGGCGGGACCAGGCTTCGCACACCCTGCCCTCGCCGGGGCTGGagtgcaggcagctctgcccgcggctgcctgcctgtccggttctgcctgcccagcctctgccccagcGGGACAAAGCTGCCAGAAGAGGAGGGACAGCTAACCGCGGCTGGGGGCGAGCAAGGAACACGGGCTCCAGCTCGTCTCACCCCAGACCAAGAGCACAATCGATAACTGAGAGGGAACAACCCAAAACCAGTATCCGGGGCACCGCGGCAGAGCCTGCCCAGGTGCCGAGCATCCGCTCCccctctgcagctcccaccaccacctccccggggAGGAACAGCAGGTCCCTGGAGTAAAGTAGAAACCAAGAAAATGGGGCATGCAGGCATTTCAAGCAGCGGGATCTGAAAGCCTGTAGCAAAATGGAGATAAAAGCTCTGAAATGGCTTCTTTTTAGAGTAAGGGACAAAAGCTGGAGAGCGTCCAGCCTCTCCTTTGAGCGGGATGGGGAAGGACATGGTACCAGCACACGGATGAAGCCCATGCCACCCTCGGTAGGAGCCTGCTGGAGGTGGGGACCCACTGGGACTGTCCTGTGTTGCAGGTGACCTGCTTCCCACTGCCCTGGCACCAGTAGTACTGGGAGGGCTGGCTGccaagccctgctgcagggagccaggaaCACTCCTAGACTCATCAGCACGTGGCACCCACAGGTCACCCCAGCATACTCCCCATCCAGCCCATTCCTGTGAAAACCCACGCGTGGGAACAGCGGTGAAGATGCCGAGTGGCGTGGGGGTGgcttccctgcccagcctccaCGGGCATCCCACCCGCAGTCCAGCCTGCAGAGCGGGGAGCCCTGGCGGAACCCCGGTTTGGAGAGGGGCCAGGAGAGCCGGCATTCCCCCGCAGGGCCTGGGCACGCACCCCATTCCTCACATCCTGCCCCATGGGGGAGCACTGACGGCATCCCCTGGGAGGGACGGAATCCCCTGGGAGGGACGGGATGTCTGCCCCGGCCAGTGCCCTGACTCACCTGGCAGCGACCGCGCTCTATCAATTAACGCAGTAACAGGGAGAAGCCgtgggcaccccagggtgctgagggaggCAGGATGAGCCCCGGCGGGGCAAGGAGCTTGGCAGCAGGGCATGCAGGTCCCCAGGCGGGGCTGAGCACCAGCCAGGCCAGGCACCAAGGTCAAAGCCAGGAACAAACCAGCTGGGATCAGCCTGGCCGCAGCGCCCTGCCAGCACCACGGAGGAGTGGGGCTAAGGGAGGGtctgggggtggcagcaggaccCCCAGTGCCTGAGGCAGGCTCAGGTTGAGCTTCTCCCAAGCAAAGGGGGCTCCAAGGATGCTGCTAAGCCATGCCTGGTcatggtgggggggggggcgcctGGGCCTTCCTAGCAGGCTGAAACTtcagggggggctggggcacagggggcTTCAGGGGGGCTGGTGGAAGGGAG contains:
- the QSOX1 gene encoding sulfhydryl oxidase 1 isoform X2, producing MLAAIDCADEANQKVCADFGITGFPTLKFFRAFSKKAEDGIRITNPSATVEDLRHAIIANLEQSQDAWPPACPPLEPASAEEVRTFFQRNKEQYLALIFEKSNSFVGREVVLDMLQYENVAVRRVLSSEEELVEKFGVTTFPSGYLLLRNGSFSRLPVHTEARSFYTYYLRALSGVTRGSYKLNTTVSASNETTPSQPKHADRSKLYMADLESTLHYSLRVEAARPATLSGAQLAAFKCYVATLVKYFPGRPCVQTYLQSLDGWLRNWTEPELPRSALKEAMKNNRDASHPAVLPTNVTWVGCQGSEPHFRGYPCGLWTIFHLLTIQAAQSGPDKELPLEVLGTLRCYVQHFFGCQECAQHFEAMAAESMDQVAGREEAALWLWSHHNKVNARLAGGDTEDPKFPKLQWPPPDMCPQCHKEERGVHAWDEPAVLTFLKAHFSPANIYLDYTEADPIPVAGERISTRLSTEGPREEREEEEEKETEGETRAPGRLGSPEPRRPSIVRLNPKLREVGEDIVDLDSFSEQHFKSQALRAAAGRRRRLSKRDTIALPQDAGAGREHRRATGVLVREEEEAGEGVRRSPWLRVLGLGFSRLDISLCVALYFLSSMCLLGMYTFFRLRTRSRKGRPGFPMA
- the QSOX1 gene encoding sulfhydryl oxidase 1 isoform X1; translation: MWRRRRARGGGGGGGWWPAVLALVLALALPGARSRQLYSPADPLELLGPGAEGRLLGSPSAWAVEFFASWCGHCVHFAPTWRALAHDLREWRPAVMLAAIDCADEANQKVCADFGITGFPTLKFFRAFSKKAEDGIRITNPSATVEDLRHAIIANLEQSQDAWPPACPPLEPASAEEVRTFFQRNKEQYLALIFEKSNSFVGREVVLDMLQYENVAVRRVLSSEEELVEKFGVTTFPSGYLLLRNGSFSRLPVHTEARSFYTYYLRALSGVTRGSYKLNTTVSASNETTPSQPKHADRSKLYMADLESTLHYSLRVEAARPATLSGAQLAAFKCYVATLVKYFPGRPCVQTYLQSLDGWLRNWTEPELPRSALKEAMKNNRDASHPAVLPTNVTWVGCQGSEPHFRGYPCGLWTIFHLLTIQAAQSGPDKELPLEVLGTLRCYVQHFFGCQECAQHFEAMAAESMDQVAGREEAALWLWSHHNKVNARLAGGDTEDPKFPKLQWPPPDMCPQCHKEERGVHAWDEPAVLTFLKAHFSPANIYLDYTEADPIPVAGERISTRLSTEGPREEREEEEEKETEGETRAPGRLGSPEPRRPSIVRLNPKLREVGEDIVDLDSFSEQHFKSQALRAAAGRRRRLSKRDTIALPQDAGAGREHRRATGVLVREEEEAGEGVRRSPWLRVLGLGFSRLDISLCVALYFLSSMCLLGMYTFFRLRTRSRKGRPGFPMA